In Streptomyces nodosus, one DNA window encodes the following:
- a CDS encoding cobalamin B12-binding domain-containing protein: MGVAAGPIRVVVAKPGLDGHDRGAKVIARALRDAGMEVIYTGLHQTPEQIVDTAIQEDADAIGLSILSGAHNTLFAAVIDLLKARDAEDILVFGGGIIPEADIPLLRAKGVAEIFTPGASTASIVDWVRANVRQPAGA; encoded by the coding sequence ATGGGTGTGGCAGCCGGTCCGATCCGCGTGGTGGTGGCCAAGCCGGGGCTCGACGGTCACGATCGTGGGGCCAAGGTGATCGCTAGGGCACTGCGCGACGCGGGTATGGAGGTCATCTACACGGGCCTGCACCAGACGCCCGAGCAGATCGTCGACACGGCGATCCAGGAGGACGCCGACGCGATCGGTCTGTCGATCCTCTCCGGCGCCCACAACACCTTGTTCGCCGCGGTGATCGATCTGCTGAAGGCGCGCGACGCGGAGGACATCCTGGTCTTCGGCGGCGGGATCATCCCCGAGGCGGATATCCCTCTGCTGCGGGCGAAGGGCGTCGCGGAGATCTTCACGCCCGGGGCGTCGACCGCGTCGATCGTCGACTGGGTCCGGGCGAACGTACGGCAGCCGGCGGGAGCGTGA
- a CDS encoding M23 family metallopeptidase: MNDRHPSGIANPPAPDATSTHYVGYGGQGDQYGAFPAYADPTATAFDTGAHGTAAFASAPFDGGMTGSYDTTQWSTGGQATVGTGTHQTPGYDGYDGRHHAAYDTGSYDTTAWATADQQFAGVPGQAVSPDATGQWDAQSWHEAAATPDPAQQWEWGTGTFDTGAYDATQWNSGGSAEHETHDRHAATAAYEQMAPEAYDRTDSFDPRTTAAFEQAGFDPQGTAAFDTADFDPHGTAAFDQAEPFDAHGTAAFDTAEAFDQPPYEQGLDSEDNDTVHDVHDDEGDAEPEQDETSGDAQPFEGRAEEIASPSRAANRSRRRPPAKRSALLTVAVPSVCVMGVAGIAAASVGMGGEESTTAKASTAPSVKPSVANRKLDSQLDGVSADANDFMGRASRTQERIDLKAQQVAEQKKAAAEAALRERLRPKFALPVLQRGLSAYFGQAGINWMSVHTGIDFPVSYGTTVLAATDGTVRTQWNSAYGNMLILTAKDGTETWYCHLSSYRVISGSEVKAGQPIAYSGNSGNSTGPHLHFEVRPNGGSAIDPLPWLRSHGLNPT; encoded by the coding sequence GTGAACGACCGTCACCCGTCGGGGATCGCGAATCCCCCGGCTCCCGATGCCACCTCGACGCACTACGTGGGTTACGGCGGGCAGGGTGACCAGTACGGTGCGTTCCCCGCATACGCCGATCCCACCGCGACCGCCTTCGACACGGGCGCCCACGGGACCGCGGCCTTCGCAAGCGCCCCCTTCGACGGCGGCATGACCGGCTCGTACGACACCACCCAGTGGTCCACCGGCGGCCAGGCGACCGTCGGCACCGGCACCCATCAGACGCCCGGCTACGACGGCTACGACGGCCGGCACCATGCCGCGTACGACACCGGCTCCTATGACACGACGGCCTGGGCGACCGCCGACCAGCAGTTCGCCGGCGTTCCCGGGCAGGCCGTGTCCCCCGACGCCACCGGCCAGTGGGACGCACAGTCCTGGCACGAGGCCGCCGCGACCCCGGACCCCGCCCAGCAATGGGAATGGGGCACCGGGACCTTCGACACGGGTGCGTACGACGCCACCCAGTGGAACTCCGGCGGCAGCGCCGAGCACGAGACCCACGACCGGCACGCCGCGACGGCGGCCTACGAGCAGATGGCCCCGGAGGCCTACGACCGGACCGACTCCTTCGACCCGCGGACCACCGCGGCGTTCGAGCAGGCAGGCTTCGATCCGCAGGGCACAGCGGCGTTCGACACAGCGGACTTCGACCCTCACGGCACCGCGGCCTTCGATCAGGCCGAGCCCTTCGACGCTCACGGCACGGCGGCCTTCGACACGGCGGAAGCCTTCGATCAGCCCCCTTACGAGCAGGGGCTCGACAGCGAAGACAACGACACCGTCCACGACGTCCACGACGACGAGGGGGACGCCGAGCCGGAGCAGGACGAGACGTCCGGCGACGCCCAGCCGTTCGAAGGCCGGGCGGAGGAGATCGCCTCGCCCTCCCGTGCCGCGAACCGGTCCCGTCGCCGTCCTCCGGCGAAGCGTTCCGCCCTGCTGACGGTCGCCGTGCCGTCGGTGTGTGTGATGGGGGTCGCCGGGATCGCCGCCGCGTCCGTCGGCATGGGCGGGGAGGAGAGCACCACGGCCAAGGCCTCCACCGCGCCTTCGGTGAAGCCGTCCGTCGCCAACCGGAAGCTGGACTCCCAGCTGGACGGCGTCTCCGCGGACGCCAATGACTTCATGGGCCGGGCGAGCCGCACCCAGGAGCGCATCGACCTCAAGGCCCAGCAGGTGGCCGAGCAGAAGAAGGCGGCGGCGGAGGCGGCGCTCAGGGAGCGGCTGCGTCCGAAGTTCGCGCTGCCCGTGCTGCAGAGGGGGCTCAGCGCCTACTTCGGCCAGGCGGGCATCAACTGGATGTCCGTGCACACCGGTATCGACTTCCCGGTCTCGTACGGGACGACGGTGCTGGCCGCGACCGACGGCACCGTCCGCACCCAGTGGAACAGCGCCTACGGCAATATGCTGATCCTGACCGCCAAGGACGGCACGGAGACCTGGTACTGCCACCTCTCCAGCTACCGCGTCATCTCCGGTTCGGAGGTCAAGGCCGGTCAGCCGATCGCCTACTCGGGGAACTCGGGCAACTCGACCGGTCCGCATCTGCACTTCGAGGTGCGGCCGAACGGCGGCTCCGCGATAGACCCGCTGCCCTGGCTGCGCAGCCACGGGCTGAACCCGACCTGA
- a CDS encoding DUF5691 domain-containing protein: MSATPAPEGTPRAVPWEELVTVALLGTDRRTPSWLPPGREAAPRALLDLAAVETVRRRAGLLPAPAGARPEPAAPDPRPVLPAAAARRLTMLLSERPGSGDGRRGSAPDLMELLPQWLSLACERGFAPPPEALPALLDAARGRTDLRPAALAFAGPRARWLARLNPNWRFVLRATPGGGSGPPPKEPEHGGRLWQEGLFAERVALLTALRARQPHAARDLLASTWATERAEDRLMFLDSLRTGLDPADEPFLEQALLDRSRTVRATAAELLSTLPGSALAGRMAARAAACVAVDRTRREPTIVVEAPHECDPGMERDGVVPKPPAGRGERSWWFGQLVEAAPLGSWTARLGGRTPQEITALPVADDWRCELHRAWCRAAVRQRDTDWSRALLGAPSAPEAGGPGAVSLAERARLLSALPPAERAGWVAGFVSAHGLSEAFQLLGVCEVPWAAPLGRAVVDALNIARDAGSYPWSFSGVMGLAERCLDPAQASHLDMLAAIPDEPEDASPGAGGYWAEAFQRLTTTLRLRATMREELGMP; this comes from the coding sequence ATGAGTGCGACCCCCGCTCCGGAGGGCACACCCCGCGCCGTGCCCTGGGAGGAGCTGGTGACCGTGGCCCTGCTGGGCACCGACCGCCGTACACCGTCCTGGCTGCCGCCCGGCCGGGAGGCGGCGCCGCGGGCGCTGCTGGACCTGGCCGCCGTGGAGACGGTGCGGCGCCGGGCCGGACTGCTCCCCGCACCGGCCGGGGCACGGCCCGAGCCCGCGGCGCCGGACCCGCGCCCGGTGCTGCCGGCCGCGGCGGCCCGCCGGCTGACCATGCTGCTGTCCGAGCGCCCCGGGTCGGGCGACGGCCGCCGTGGATCGGCCCCCGACCTCATGGAGCTGCTGCCGCAGTGGCTCTCCCTGGCCTGCGAGCGGGGCTTCGCGCCACCCCCCGAGGCGCTGCCCGCGTTGCTGGACGCGGCCCGCGGGCGTACGGACCTGCGGCCCGCGGCGCTGGCCTTCGCCGGCCCGCGCGCCCGTTGGCTGGCCCGGCTGAACCCGAACTGGCGCTTCGTGCTCCGCGCCACGCCCGGCGGAGGGTCCGGGCCGCCGCCGAAGGAGCCTGAACACGGGGGACGGCTCTGGCAGGAAGGCCTGTTCGCGGAGCGGGTGGCGCTGCTGACCGCGCTCCGTGCACGGCAGCCGCACGCCGCCCGGGACCTGCTGGCCTCCACCTGGGCGACGGAGCGGGCCGAGGACCGCCTGATGTTCCTCGACTCTCTCCGCACGGGCCTCGACCCCGCGGACGAGCCGTTCCTTGAGCAGGCGCTCCTCGACCGGAGCCGCACGGTGCGGGCGACGGCGGCGGAGCTGCTGTCAACCCTGCCCGGTTCGGCGCTGGCCGGGCGGATGGCGGCGCGGGCCGCGGCCTGTGTGGCGGTCGACCGTACACGCCGGGAGCCGACGATCGTGGTCGAGGCACCGCACGAGTGCGATCCGGGCATGGAGCGGGACGGCGTGGTGCCGAAGCCTCCGGCCGGGCGCGGGGAGCGCTCCTGGTGGTTCGGCCAACTGGTGGAGGCCGCCCCGCTCGGCTCCTGGACGGCACGGCTCGGCGGGCGCACCCCGCAGGAGATCACCGCCCTGCCGGTCGCCGACGACTGGCGGTGCGAACTGCATCGTGCGTGGTGCCGGGCGGCCGTGCGGCAGCGGGACACCGACTGGTCCCGGGCCCTGCTCGGCGCGCCCTCGGCGCCGGAGGCCGGAGGCCCCGGGGCGGTGTCCCTGGCCGAGCGGGCCAGGCTGCTGTCGGCGCTGCCCCCGGCGGAGCGGGCCGGATGGGTCGCCGGGTTCGTCTCCGCGCACGGCCTGTCGGAGGCGTTCCAGCTCCTCGGCGTGTGCGAGGTCCCCTGGGCCGCTCCCCTGGGCCGGGCGGTGGTGGACGCGCTGAACATCGCGCGGGACGCCGGAAGCTATCCCTGGAGCTTCAGCGGGGTCATGGGGCTGGCGGAGCGCTGTCTCGACCCCGCGCAGGCGAGCCACCTCGACATGCTGGCGGCGATACCCGACGAGCCGGAGGACGCCTCACCGGGGGCGGGCGGCTACTGGGCGGAGGCCTTCCAGCGCCTGACGACCACACTGCGCCTGCGCGCGACGATGCGGGAGGAACTCGGTATGCCGTGA
- a CDS encoding lipase family alpha/beta hydrolase has product MMVTRAVQPLLPLCQRLLPIRLAGLSLALLKATALELAILAGHLLLYPSGIVQERHSGPLPPPRDTTTLPTGAKPPVMLLHGFIDNRSVFVLLRRNLTQHGRQHIESLNYSPLTCDIRTAAQLLGRHIEELCERTGQQQVDVVGHSLGGLIARYYVQRLGGDLHVRTLVTLGTPHSGTRVAPLANAHPIVRQMRPGSELIEELREPAPGCRTHFVSFWSDLDPLMDPLETACIDHPDLLAQNVRVSGIGHLALPVHPAVAAGIRQALDLEQPAATAAHTDGLTVA; this is encoded by the coding sequence ATGATGGTCACCAGGGCAGTGCAGCCCTTGCTTCCGCTCTGCCAGCGCCTGTTGCCGATCCGGCTGGCCGGACTTTCCCTTGCCCTGCTGAAGGCGACCGCCCTGGAGCTCGCGATCCTCGCCGGGCATCTGCTTCTCTACCCCTCCGGAATCGTCCAGGAGCGCCATTCGGGCCCGCTCCCGCCTCCCCGCGACACCACCACCCTGCCCACCGGGGCCAAGCCGCCGGTCATGCTGCTCCACGGCTTCATCGACAACCGCTCGGTCTTCGTGCTGCTGCGCCGAAACCTCACCCAGCACGGGCGCCAGCACATCGAGTCCCTCAACTACTCTCCGTTGACCTGCGACATCAGGACCGCGGCCCAGCTGCTCGGCCGCCATATCGAAGAGCTGTGCGAACGCACCGGCCAGCAGCAGGTGGATGTCGTCGGGCACAGCCTGGGCGGACTGATCGCGCGCTACTACGTACAGCGCCTCGGCGGTGACCTCCATGTCCGTACGCTCGTCACCCTGGGTACACCCCATTCGGGCACCCGGGTGGCGCCGCTGGCGAACGCGCATCCGATCGTCCGCCAGATGCGCCCCGGTTCCGAGCTGATCGAGGAGCTGCGGGAGCCGGCTCCCGGCTGCCGTACGCACTTCGTGAGCTTCTGGAGCGATCTGGATCCCCTGATGGATCCGCTGGAGACGGCCTGTATCGACCACCCCGACCTGCTGGCGCAGAACGTACGGGTCAGCGGCATCGGCCATCTCGCGCTGCCCGTGCACCCCGCGGTCGCGGCCGGGATACGGCAGGCGCTGGACCTCGAACAGCCGGCGGCCACCGCCGCCCACACCGACGGCCTGACGGTGGCGTGA